A region of the Equus quagga isolate Etosha38 chromosome 11, UCLA_HA_Equagga_1.0, whole genome shotgun sequence genome:
GGAGGGGCCTCCTTACCGACTTGGACTGCAGGGTAGTCCGGCTGGACTTGGGGTTCGGGCCTCGCAGCTTGGTCATGCTCTTACGTTTCTGCAGGAGAGAATGGGAACACAAAGGGAGCAGCCATGAGGTCCAGACACCCACCCCCAATCCCCAACCCTTAGCCCAAGGCTGCCCTGCTCCCAGACTCACATTGGAGATGTACTCTTTATATGCTGCGCGGTCCTGGGGAGACAGACTCTGGGGGAaacagaggaggaggtgagggttGAAACACCACCCAAACTACTGCTGACCGAGTGCCAGGCAGGGGGCCGAGCATTAATATACCACCACCTATCTCGACCCCTCCCAGTCTCCCCATACCTTGGGACTCTGCAGACAGCCCGAGATCTGAGAACACAGCTCCAGTATTTTCGCTTAGGATGCCCTGAATCCTTTTCTAAGCCACCAATCCTAAGACTGTTGGCTTTCATGTCCCTCCTGTTGCTCTACCCCAGTGGAGGCTCCAGAGTCAGGGCGTTCCTCAACTCAGAGAATCCCCTGCACGACGACGCCCATAGCCTGGCTTCATCACTCCCACTCCAATATCAAGCCCAGAGCCACTGACGAGGCAGTTTGGGGCTCACCAAACTTCTGGAACACCTAAACCTTGCTAGTGCTCTAGGTCCTTGGCCAGCCTTCCGGGGTGGCTGAGGAGGGCGCAGGTGACACTCCCCACTTTACAGCTCTGACTGCTCAACCAAGGCACAGAGGGGAATCTCAGAGGCCCAGAAGCCAAGCCAGAGTCTAGGAGAGATCCCGTGGTCCCagctggagagaggaaaaggcaatCTGATTTGGATTTttctacttattagctgtgtgacttcatgtaagttacttaacctctctgagtcttggtttccttaACTTTGATAGTAATCATTACCCTGTCACACTGCTAAGACACTGAATGAAATCATGAATGCAGACCAGCCAGCATGatgcctccctcttccttccttccaaggcTCTCCTGCCTTCTCACCTTGACCCAGAGGTCCAGGTGTACTTTGTACTGCTTCTGCTGCTCCTCGGCCAGCTTTTTGTAGTGCTCCTTCTGGCTCTGGGAGATGCGCTGCCAGCGGCTGCCAATCTCCACCATGCGTTCCTTTAGCGGCAAGTGATTCAGCTCCCCATTGGACAGCAGCTCCTGGGAGAACTTCTGGTAACCGTTCctaggaggagggagtggggccGGGAGGGTCAGGATACCCACCGGGTGGCGCTCCAGCCctgaccctcccacccccagggtgGGCTCCAACCCTAGACTCACATGGGAGGCTTCTTGGGTTCTCCCTGGAACTTCATCTTCTTGGACGAGTTTGCAGCAGCCGGGGGTGCCCGCATCTCACTCAGCTCTCTCTGCGGGAAAACCCAGAAGCTCACACTCATCTCACCCCCGAAACAGTCCTACCTCCTGCCCCGTGCCATCAGTGCCTTAGCTGGCTCTCCTTTTATGTGccagaaaggaggagaaactgCGGCACAGCCAGGGAACAACTTCCTAACAAATCGCATCTTCCCGGGCACTGCCgtttcaaagtgctttcacaaCTGCACTCACGTCACTGGTATCGTCACCCTCCTTTTACTGATGCGtgactgagcctcagagaaggaaGTTAAGAGACTCGCTCAGGGTCACACCACCAAGGCTCGGACTCCTGGCTCCAAGCCCCATGCAGTAAGGGAAGCTGCCCACCCAAAAGGGTGCTGCTCCTGGCTCCATCCTGTTCCACCACCCTAACCGCCAGCCGGCTCCCCACCTCATATCGCTTTTGGTCTTCAGCGGCCTTCTTAATCCACAtcagtttctccttcttctccatgTTGTTCCAGGTCATCTCCATGGCTTTCAAGGCCTTCACCCGGTCGTTCTGGGGACAGACAGGGGTGTCAGCTGTGGGAGGTGtcacctggggctggaggagacccGTGTGGGCAAGCTGCCCAAAAactcctctcccactccctgcCACCTTGAAGCGGGCCAGGTAGTCGCCGATGACGCTCTGTTGCCAGATCTCCTCGGCTCTCTTGGGCGACTCGGGCAGCTTGCCCCGCTCCTCGCGCTCCCCACCCGGCTTCCTCTCCGACTGGGCCTTCAGCGCAGCCTCCCGGGCCTTGTACTTGGCCTGCGGAGGAACGGTATGGGGCGTCAGTCTTCCAGCCACCACCAGGGGGCGCGCGCTCCTCAGCCAGCTGTTGAAGGCTCTCCGCCCCCGCCTCCGCCCCCCAAGGGTGGGGCGAGAAGAGGCATCGCTGGTGCAGATGTCTTCAGCCTGGGGCTCACCCGCCAACCCGCTCTGCTCCCCAGGGAGCCAAGAGCCCTCAGCTGACAGCTTCCCGCCTTCCGGCCTGCTGGGCTCCCAGCCCCACCATCTGAGCCCAGGCACACGTGTGAGCCACAcagggcaggggtgaggaagTGCAGCCAGCCCCTAGGGGAGACGTGGCCCAGACTCAGCCCTGGCAGCCCCTCTGGTCTGGCGAGCCTAACCTTCTTCTTCTCCGACAAGTCGTTCCACATGCGGGCCAGCAGGCGAGTCAGCTCACTCTCCGAGAGCTCCGGCCGTTCCTCCTGCAACTGCCGCCGCTTCTCTTCTGAGAAGATGAACATGGCCGACACCGGTCGCTTGGGCTTCTCGGAGCCGCCCTGCAGATGTGCAAAGAGGGCTGGAGTCTGCTGGGTGTTGACAGGGAGCCCCGCCTTCTCTACCCCCACCTTCTGGGCTGTGCCCCCTGCCTACCTTGCCCCCTTCCtgggagggcttcttggaggcTGGGCTGGTAGCTTGCTTCTTGTTGATGTTCAACAtcttctcctcccccaggacCCGTTGCTGCTCCTCCTCAGGCAGGCTCTGGTCCGGGAAGAAGAAGTAGCATGGGGCTGTGCGTCTGGTGCCCAGTCTGCTCCCAGGTTGTTGTAGGGGGATTACCCCCCAATCCCCAAGcctttctctccccactgccccagccaGAGGCACACTCACCTCCAGAAAACGGAGCAGTTCCACCTcgtaatctttctttttctgggaaaaaaaggGGAATCAGGGTCAATCTGGGGGTAGAGCCTCCAGTGCTCAGGGGACAATAGCCCTCAGCAAGCTGTCCAGAGCCTGGACAGGGCCTAGTCTCCCTCCCTAGATGGGAAGCATGAAGCCTGAGACTGTATGCTTTGATCAGCCCCGATGCTAACGCTAGCACACCACCAAGTTTGAAGCAGGTGCCCAGGGCACGGTTTGCCCAATGACTGACTGACCCTAGTTGGGATCAGACATCATGCTTCAAACCCCCAAGACACCCGAGGGTCTCCAGGAGTCCTCCTTGCCACAGCTCACCTGGTCGCACTTCTTGTGGTAGGcatccttctccttctgggagagCAGCTTCCACTGCTGGCTGCATAGCACCATGCGTTCCGTGCTGGGCACGTCCTTCATATTGGCCATCAGCTCTGCGCAGTACAGCGAGTAGCTGTTCCTATCAGAACCGGCAGGGAGGAGTGTCCCTGTGAGCAGCCAGGGTGGCCCAGGGCAGCAGGCTTCCTCACTGCCAGAGCCAGGCTGAGGTCCTTCACCGGTCCAGCTCCCTAGCTGCCCACCTGCCCTCTCACCCACCCGCCCCAGGGCAGCGCTCACGGAGGTGGCTTGGTGGGTCGCCCATCAAACTTGTCCTTGAGCTGGCGTTCGGCCTTGGTGAGGGTGGACTTGGTGATGCCCTCCTCACTGATGTTCAACTCGGGGTGCTTCTGGATATAGTCTCGCATAATCTCCTGCAGAGTGAGGTGGGGGGATGGAGGGCAACGGGGTGCGGGGTTAgccggggctggggaggggggagagccgctggggaggggaggcagggagcaaaGCTGGGGGGTGGCCGTGTGTCTGCTGTGTCACACGAGATGtggtgccctgccctgccctagCCTGAGATCTCATGGGGGTGAGGGGGAAGGTAGGG
Encoded here:
- the UBTF gene encoding nucleolar transcription factor 1 isoform X2 is translated as MNGEADCPTDLEMAAPKGQDRWSQEDMLTLLECMKNNLPSNDSSKFKTTESHMDWEKVAFKDFSGDMCKLKWVEISNEVRKFRTLTELILDAQEHVKNPYKGKKLKKHPDFPKKPLTPYFRFFMEKRAKYAKLHPEMSNLDLTKILSKKYKELPEKKKMKYIQDFQREKQEFERNLARFREDHPDLIQNAKKSDIPEKPKTPQQLWYTHEKKVYLKVRPDEIMRDYIQKHPELNISEEGITKSTLTKAERQLKDKFDGRPTKPPPNSYSLYCAELMANMKDVPSTERMVLCSQQWKLLSQKEKDAYHKKCDQKKKDYEVELLRFLESLPEEEQQRVLGEEKMLNINKKQATSPASKKPSQEGGKGGSEKPKRPVSAMFIFSEEKRRQLQEERPELSESELTRLLARMWNDLSEKKKAKYKAREAALKAQSERKPGGEREERGKLPESPKRAEEIWQQSVIGDYLARFKNDRVKALKAMEMTWNNMEKKEKLMWIKKAAEDQKRYERELSEMRAPPAAANSSKKMKFQGEPKKPPMNGYQKFSQELLSNGELNHLPLKERMVEIGSRWQRISQSQKEHYKKLAEEQQKQYKVHLDLWVKSLSPQDRAAYKEYISNKRKSMTKLRGPNPKSSRTTLQSKSESEEDDEEDEDDEDEDEEEEDDENGDSSEDGGDSSESSSEDESEDGDENEEDDEDEDDDEDDDEDEDNESEGSSSSSSSSGDSSDSDSN
- the UBTF gene encoding nucleolar transcription factor 1 isoform X1, yielding MNGEADCPTDLEMAAPKGQDRWSQEDMLTLLECMKNNLPSNDSSKFKTTESHMDWEKVAFKDFSGDMCKLKWVEISNEVRKFRTLTELILDAQEHVKNPYKGKKLKKHPDFPKKPLTPYFRFFMEKRAKYAKLHPEMSNLDLTKILSKKYKELPEKKKMKYIQDFQREKQEFERNLARFREDHPDLIQNAKKSDIPEKPKTPQQLWYTHEKKVYLKVRPDATTKEVKDSLGKQWSQLSDKKRLKWIHKALEQRKEYEEIMRDYIQKHPELNISEEGITKSTLTKAERQLKDKFDGRPTKPPPNSYSLYCAELMANMKDVPSTERMVLCSQQWKLLSQKEKDAYHKKCDQKKKDYEVELLRFLESLPEEEQQRVLGEEKMLNINKKQATSPASKKPSQEGGKGGSEKPKRPVSAMFIFSEEKRRQLQEERPELSESELTRLLARMWNDLSEKKKAKYKAREAALKAQSERKPGGEREERGKLPESPKRAEEIWQQSVIGDYLARFKNDRVKALKAMEMTWNNMEKKEKLMWIKKAAEDQKRYERELSEMRAPPAAANSSKKMKFQGEPKKPPMNGYQKFSQELLSNGELNHLPLKERMVEIGSRWQRISQSQKEHYKKLAEEQQKQYKVHLDLWVKSLSPQDRAAYKEYISNKRKSMTKLRGPNPKSSRTTLQSKSESEEDDEEDEDDEDEDEEEEDDENGDSSEDGGDSSESSSEDESEDGDENEEDDEDEDDDEDDDEDEDNESEGSSSSSSSSGDSSDSDSN